The Nothobranchius furzeri strain GRZ-AD chromosome 6, NfurGRZ-RIMD1, whole genome shotgun sequence genome includes a region encoding these proteins:
- the pet117 gene encoding protein PET117 homolog, mitochondrial, which yields MAACSSFPHQQGPLWLMGVKINRRRRITSGSADEEPVSIWLTEVRPNVMSAASKVVLGVSVLLTLGTVAAVHLNQAWDRERLREGVVQDLERVERKKENLRLLEEQRILTRHLEEERRRGEERLQSQDT from the exons atggctgcctgcagctcattTCCCCACCAGCAGGGGCCGCTGTGGCTCATGGGAGTGAAaataaacagaagaagaagaataacttCCGGTAGTGCAGACGAGGAGCCTGTTAGCATCTGGCTAACTGAAGTCAGACCCAACGTGATGTCGGCAGCCTCCAAAGTGGTTCTGGGTGTTTCTGTGCTTCTGACGCTGGGTACCGTGGCAGCGGTCCATTTAAACCAGGCCTGGGATCGAGAG AGGCTGCGTGAGGGTGTGGTTCAGGATCTGGAGCGGGTGGAGAGGAAGAAAGAGAACCTGAGGCTACTGGAAGAGCAGAGGATTCTGACCAGACACCTGGAGGAggagcggaggagaggagaggagaggcttCAGTCACAGGACACCTGA